The following nucleotide sequence is from Zingiber officinale cultivar Zhangliang chromosome 10A, Zo_v1.1, whole genome shotgun sequence.
TAACCTGGCACAAAGACCGAACGGCTCAAACAATATTATAGGCGACGGCCGCCCGCTCGGAcatgcagtccagtcagtcggacttactgcctccttcgactagacttgaagggaaggcaagtgatccggcagtagacCAAGGGTAGGCTGATTAAGCGAGCCGAGCATCTGGGTATGTCCGAGCAGAGCTAGAGTTAACCCATTcaagggcttgggtttccgacaaGGCAGggagaccgaagggccgagcgggagtacgCTCGGGCCaagcggaagtccgctcggcaGAAACATGGGCGAGGGTAAAAGATGGCCGAGCGGCTCATGCGCTCGGCCCAGGACCTGGGATATTAGCaggagcatgtctgatgattaggccgtacacaaaatCGCGAGATGGAGGATCTTACCGTCACATCATGGGAAGGTGGGCGCAGTAGCGGTATGGTCTCAGGACGTttccctgacagatccatattcgggcatggtccttctgataaacccatacttgagcatggtcaaaggcatgtGGTTGATTTGACCGGAGCATTCAGGTCTCCtccagaggtctatataaggcctccatttcttcaccggaggtatgaaaaatcttaaTTGGAGAACCACCTTTTTGTTAtccctcgcctaacttgagcgtcggagggccgtcgccgggacacccctcctggctcggttttgttgcaggttcgccggagcattcgaggattccgcaggaagcgccacgtgcccagcgtcccttgactcctgattcggacaggatcaatatgaaTGGTAAATTTCAGTATTAACAATACTTTTCCTCATGCTCACTTGGATGATGCTCCAACTGTTCAGAGataagctcacctgaacccaactctgaTATTTTCCTCGAACAGTCTCCTCAGCTTCTAGTCCCTTGGATGCATCGTGCACGTCATTCTCACTTCATCGACATACTCTTTCGCAACTCTTCGtctcttggatgcaccgagcccatcatcTCGCTTTCCATGTCATCTTTCTTGCTTCTTTTATcctccgctcgacttcttgtatttccAAGTctatgcacactcagacacaagatatcaaatacacatgacctatCTTAATCcggttgattatatcaaaactaaTCCAAAATACTTACGTCATTACCCATGGTCTATGCCATCAATGTCTTATATATCGAAACCACCAAATCTTCTAGCATTGTTAAATTCattgaggtgttgccacaatgaggtctggggttcgaatctcggcaaagtcgaggtaaatgtctctcttatgtgttagtcattattccaaaggctaatagccgcccgtgatttacctcctccgtgttgaccctgggatGGATTGACGAGGACACTGGGaacgaacgtattcatctttatACCACAATGATTAAATTCATTGAAGTCCCCGCCATGAAGCCGAATTGATATTCGGGTGCGGCAGAGTTGCTCGTTAAATTCATTGAAGAAATGGAGAGTTGAATGAGTATCAGAACAGCAAGCAATATTCTGGTGATTAATTTCTTATATATTTTGCTGGTCAGTCAATGGCCACAAAGTGATGATGATAACGTTGAACAGTTGGTTTCAAGTGACTTGTAGCAGTGATTATTCATGAGTCGAAGGGATTATTATTTCATTTTGTTTCCAAAGTTGAACAAACAAAACACATCAAACATAACTTACACAAATGGAGCtaaaatttaacaaataaatagaaaaaatgtgAATTTTAAATCAATCCATAATCCTTGTGTTTGATTGATTGACTACAGTCACTAACCTTTACACCAAATAACAAGGTCTCTCAAAATATTGTTCTTAGACAGTCACTGACCTTTCACATTAAAGAAAATTTGGCAGGCAGGATACGCtgagagaaaaaggaaaaaaaaaaaccctgTAACCTAGGACTTGGATTTCATTGATAAGCCTGATTCAACtttcttaatttcaaaaatcagcaTCCTCCACATTTTGAGGACAAACATTTCTGACTCATCATCCAATATAGACTGaagcatttctagcattgtcgaTGCTTGCACGTGATCTTTAATACACGAAACAATGTAGTCAACCAAAGTGGCCTCCTCTTCTCCAAGGAACTCTGTAATCTTCTTTGAGATCCAAGGTCTCATCCTCTCATGCAATTGATGCTGTGAAGATCAAGGTATACATTTATCAATAAAAGAGCCTAGTGGAAGATAACATAGCAACCTTATGATGGCAAAAATGTAATAGAACAGTTTCTACTATGATAGCATAAAACTTTTTTCACTTAATTCTTAAGGAACTATATATCATTAAACAGAACAACAAACAAATACCACCATTTAGTAGACTACCCTATATAGCATTCAACGCTAGAAAATTATAATGACCATCTGAATCCATAACACTGGTATAAACTCATCTCAGTATGAATTTGCACTGCAGATGCACAAAGCAAGTAGATTTTTGCACGTTGAATATATTGAGATTCATTAGAGAGAGCATCACCTTGTCATAAACATCCCAATTGATTTCATAGACAAACAGATCTTCCTTTGTTTTTGGAATCATATCGATCAGCTGCTTGGCATCCAATAGTTTCTTGTTTTCAGCTTTTGGTTTATCTCCTCTGCTTTTTACCCTATCCATATTCCTATCATGCATCTTTGCCTTGCTTTCATCTTTTGAACGGCTGCTTTCATCATCATTCCGACCTTGTTCTCTCAAATTCTGTTTGTCACTAGAACGTCTGCTCCTTTCCCTATCTACATCGGCCTTCTCATCTTTTGGGTTGACACCAGATATGCGCTTGGCAAATTCAGCAGCAGCTACCAAATTTGGTTGCGCTCCAGATGCATTTGTCTGGACAGCTTGTAATTCTTCGGTCGAATAATCAATTGGCACAAGAGGCCTCATTTTTTTATCATCCACATCCTCATCATCCTCTTCGTGAAAAACTGAAGGCACAGTTGTACGTTTTCCTGAGCCAATTAACCCAAATCCAAGCTTTCGGGCTGGAGCATTATTGTTCTGTTTTTTGTCAGAAACTGCAATTGGAGCCATCATATTCAGTTCATCACCACTGCTGTTTCTAGAAATGCCATCTGCTGTGGTAGTAAAAAGACAACATTCGTTATAAAAGGACATGTAAATGCTTAAAAGAATTTAAATGAAATAATGAAACCAAAAAAATTTACCTTCATTAAGACCACTTCTAGGAATATCATTGACATGGTTGGCCAGAGTTGGCTTTcgttcaaatatttcatcttctTGCATAGCATTTTCATCCTCATGGGCAACCCGATCAAGTGATTTCGAATCAGATTTTAGTTGCTTTACCTCAAGTTTAAGTTGCTGTTCCTCTATTGCCCTCCTCTTGGCTTCAGcaatttcttccttttctttcaatTTATCTTCCAAATCCTCTTCCTTTTCACGCtgtctctttcttcttttttcctcCAGTAAACTGGTTCTGCGCCTTCTTTTTCTCgagtcatcatcatcatcactacTTTCATCTTCTTGGCGCAATATGTCTTTCCATCGTTCCCGATCTCTTTCTTTCTCCCGTTCCTTTTCATATTGTCGCTGGTATTCTCTCTCACGCTCTCTAGCTTCCCATTCTTTAAGACGGTCCTTATACAATCGCTCTGCCTCCCTTAATTTcatttccctttccctttccctcCTAACTTTGTCTCTTTCTCGTTCACGCTCAACTCTCTCTAGCTCTCTTTCTTTTTCCCGTTTCAGTTCACGCTCCCTATCTCGTTCTCTGCTCCTATTATCATGTCTCCTGGATCTATCAGGTGAGGCAGTCTCAGGCTTGTCACTTTCAGTTGCTGGTTTGTTTTCACTTGTAGTATCCTCATCATTTTTATCTTCAACATCTACATGAAAGTTTCTCAGTCATCATGAGGCAGAACTATAAGATAGAAAGCATCAACAAAAATTGATGTAGTTTGAGAACTTATCTTACCGCTTTTCATTATATCAACATCAGAATCCACATCCCTAGATTTGGAAGGTATATCAGAAGTAGATTTAGCAGACCCATCGACAAGCACAGGTGGAGGTAATGGTCTGTTCTTTAATCTCTCTTCAATCATTCCCATAAGCTTTTCTAGAGCATCTGAATCAGCCTCACGGTCTTCCTCTGTGACTAGACCAAATTTCTTGTTTCCCACTTGGTTTTCTTTTTCTTCAGAATCTTCAGGGTCCTTTTTAATTCCCTCTTCAACTGGCTTTGTAGGCTGCTCTTGCATTTCAGAACCTTCTCTACTATCCTTTTCGATTGGAGGAGTTCCAGTTTCtgcttctttctgcttctcctttTCAGCTTTCTTTTCAACATAACGCTCAAGATATTCCCTAGTGGCTTGGTTAATGTTCAACTGGGACAGGTAAGGGAAAACATCAGTATATCAAACCAAGAATTGCATTATTCGAGCATAAATAAACATGAAGGATTCAAAGCAGAGGAACACATGCTACAttcaatataattttaataagaATTTTAGAGCACTAAGATGGGAAAATC
It contains:
- the LOC122027863 gene encoding RNA-binding protein 25-like isoform X2, encoding MAVTSPSSPRILDSNADAGNPPSSALSDSSSITLPPAVSAPASVEPPASNPFNSIPNPALVAPPPPPPPAVHSFAPPSFRPLAAPHVLQYSAANNPMAQNPAFLMGQAPGIHPPGVSAPASGMPPGAPPGSVPPLRPGVPYQVAPGQTPAPMSYAQVGNGYMAVPPQVPMAMPPPGMHRYPAPYQMIRPGFPLHHMPPTGVMPAVPRPPIPGIRGVPPVATPIVRPFIPVVAPVEKPQTTVYVGKIAATIENEFLLSILTLCGPVKSWKRAQDPSDGTPKAFGFCEFESAEGVLRSLRLLSKLNIDGQELMLNINQATREYLERYVEKKAEKEKQKEAETGTPPIEKDSREGSEMQEQPTKPVEEGIKKDPEDSEEKENQVGNKKFGLVTEEDREADSDALEKLMGMIEERLKNRPLPPPVLVDGSAKSTSDIPSKSRDVDSDVDIMKSDVEDKNDEDTTSENKPATESDKPETASPDRSRRHDNRSRERDRERELKREKERELERVERERERDKVRREREREMKLREAERLYKDRLKEWEAREREREYQRQYEKEREKERDRERWKDILRQEDESSDDDDDSRKRRRRTSLLEEKRRKRQREKEEDLEDKLKEKEEIAEAKRRAIEEQQLKLEVKQLKSDSKSLDRVAHEDENAMQEDEIFERKPTLANHVNDIPRSGLNEDGISRNSSGDELNMMAPIAVSDKKQNNNAPARKLGFGLIGSGKRTTVPSVFHEEDDEDVDDKKMRPLVPIDYSTEELQAVQTNASGAQPNLVAAAEFAKRISGVNPKDEKADVDRERSRRSSDKQNLREQGRNDDESSRSKDESKAKMHDRNMDRVKSRGDKPKAENKKLLDAKQLIDMIPKTKEDLFVYEINWDVYDKHQLHERMRPWISKKITEFLGEEEATLVDYIVSCIKDHVQASTMLEMLQSILDDESEMFVLKMWRMLIFEIKKVESGLSMKSKS
- the LOC122027863 gene encoding RNA-binding protein 25-like isoform X1, which produces MAVTSPSSPRILDSNADAGNPPSSALSDSSSITLPPAVSAPASVEPPASNPFNSIPNPALVAPPPPPPPAVHSFAPPSFRPLAAPHVLQYSAANNPMAQNPAFLMGQAPGIHPPGVSAPASGMPPGAPPGSVPPLRPGVPYQVAPGQTPAPMSYAQVGNGYMAVPPQVPMAMPPPGMHRYPAPYQMIRPGFPLHHMPPTGVMPAVPRPPIPGIRGVPPVATPIVRPFIPVVAPVEKPQTTVYVGKIAATIENEFLLSILTLCGPVKSWKRAQDPSDGTPKAFGFCEFESAEGVLRSLRLLSKLNIDGQELMLNINQATREYLERYVEKKAEKEKQKEAETGTPPIEKDSREGSEMQEQPTKPVEEGIKKDPEDSEEKENQVGNKKFGLVTEEDREADSDALEKLMGMIEERLKNRPLPPPVLVDGSAKSTSDIPSKSRDVDSDVDIMKSDVEDKNDEDTTSENKPATESDKPETASPDRSRRHDNRSRERDRERELKREKERELERVERERERDKVRREREREMKLREAERLYKDRLKEWEAREREREYQRQYEKEREKERDRERWKDILRQEDESSDDDDDSRKRRRRTSLLEEKRRKRQREKEEDLEDKLKEKEEIAEAKRRAIEEQQLKLEVKQLKSDSKSLDRVAHEDENAMQEDEIFERKPTLANHVNDIPRSGLNEADGISRNSSGDELNMMAPIAVSDKKQNNNAPARKLGFGLIGSGKRTTVPSVFHEEDDEDVDDKKMRPLVPIDYSTEELQAVQTNASGAQPNLVAAAEFAKRISGVNPKDEKADVDRERSRRSSDKQNLREQGRNDDESSRSKDESKAKMHDRNMDRVKSRGDKPKAENKKLLDAKQLIDMIPKTKEDLFVYEINWDVYDKHQLHERMRPWISKKITEFLGEEEATLVDYIVSCIKDHVQASTMLEMLQSILDDESEMFVLKMWRMLIFEIKKVESGLSMKSKS
- the LOC122027863 gene encoding RNA-binding protein 25-like isoform X3; protein product: MTSSYFGMHRYPAPYQMIRPGFPLHHMPPTGVMPAVPRPPIPGIRGVPPVATPIVRPFIPVVAPVEKPQTTVYVGKIAATIENEFLLSILTLCGPVKSWKRAQDPSDGTPKAFGFCEFESAEGVLRSLRLLSKLNIDGQELMLNINQATREYLERYVEKKAEKEKQKEAETGTPPIEKDSREGSEMQEQPTKPVEEGIKKDPEDSEEKENQVGNKKFGLVTEEDREADSDALEKLMGMIEERLKNRPLPPPVLVDGSAKSTSDIPSKSRDVDSDVDIMKSDVEDKNDEDTTSENKPATESDKPETASPDRSRRHDNRSRERDRERELKREKERELERVERERERDKVRREREREMKLREAERLYKDRLKEWEAREREREYQRQYEKEREKERDRERWKDILRQEDESSDDDDDSRKRRRRTSLLEEKRRKRQREKEEDLEDKLKEKEEIAEAKRRAIEEQQLKLEVKQLKSDSKSLDRVAHEDENAMQEDEIFERKPTLANHVNDIPRSGLNEADGISRNSSGDELNMMAPIAVSDKKQNNNAPARKLGFGLIGSGKRTTVPSVFHEEDDEDVDDKKMRPLVPIDYSTEELQAVQTNASGAQPNLVAAAEFAKRISGVNPKDEKADVDRERSRRSSDKQNLREQGRNDDESSRSKDESKAKMHDRNMDRVKSRGDKPKAENKKLLDAKQLIDMIPKTKEDLFVYEINWDVYDKHQLHERMRPWISKKITEFLGEEEATLVDYIVSCIKDHVQASTMLEMLQSILDDESEMFVLKMWRMLIFEIKKVESGLSMKSKS
- the LOC122027863 gene encoding RNA-binding protein 25-like isoform X4 → MHRYPAPYQMIRPGFPLHHMPPTGVMPAVPRPPIPGIRGVPPVATPIVRPFIPVVAPVEKPQTTVYVGKIAATIENEFLLSILTLCGPVKSWKRAQDPSDGTPKAFGFCEFESAEGVLRSLRLLSKLNIDGQELMLNINQATREYLERYVEKKAEKEKQKEAETGTPPIEKDSREGSEMQEQPTKPVEEGIKKDPEDSEEKENQVGNKKFGLVTEEDREADSDALEKLMGMIEERLKNRPLPPPVLVDGSAKSTSDIPSKSRDVDSDVDIMKSDVEDKNDEDTTSENKPATESDKPETASPDRSRRHDNRSRERDRERELKREKERELERVERERERDKVRREREREMKLREAERLYKDRLKEWEAREREREYQRQYEKEREKERDRERWKDILRQEDESSDDDDDSRKRRRRTSLLEEKRRKRQREKEEDLEDKLKEKEEIAEAKRRAIEEQQLKLEVKQLKSDSKSLDRVAHEDENAMQEDEIFERKPTLANHVNDIPRSGLNEADGISRNSSGDELNMMAPIAVSDKKQNNNAPARKLGFGLIGSGKRTTVPSVFHEEDDEDVDDKKMRPLVPIDYSTEELQAVQTNASGAQPNLVAAAEFAKRISGVNPKDEKADVDRERSRRSSDKQNLREQGRNDDESSRSKDESKAKMHDRNMDRVKSRGDKPKAENKKLLDAKQLIDMIPKTKEDLFVYEINWDVYDKHQLHERMRPWISKKITEFLGEEEATLVDYIVSCIKDHVQASTMLEMLQSILDDESEMFVLKMWRMLIFEIKKVESGLSMKSKS